In one Salvelinus sp. IW2-2015 linkage group LG26, ASM291031v2, whole genome shotgun sequence genomic region, the following are encoded:
- the lg26h15orf40 gene encoding UPF0235 protein C15orf40 homolog, whose amino-acid sequence MFTQTRSLRLTRITLFQVLHLSNFIQKRLSLYFCRRLSSSSHQLEGPLAARRNYSGNHNMPKKDKTNKTVGLQKPLEKPSPSGPVARNKNGVVTISVHAKPGSKQNAITDVSIEAVGVAIAAPPTDGEANAELVRYLSKVLELKRSEVVLDKGSRSREKIIKVTGSLTPEQVLDRLKQEASG is encoded by the exons ATGTTCACCCAAACCCGTTCTCTTCGTTTAACCCGGATAACATTATTTCAGGTGTTACATTTGAGCAACTTTATCCAAAAGCGTCTGTCTCTCTACTTCTGTCGGAGACTGTCCTCATCATCACACCAGCTTGAGGGACCTTTGGCAGCAAGAAGAAATTACTCTGGAAACCATAACATGCCCAAAAAGGACAAAACG aatAAAACTGTAGGCCTACAGAAGCCGTTGGAGAAACCTTCACCTTCTGGGCCAGTAGCTCGAAACAAGAACGGAGTGGTGACAATTTCAGTGCACGCGAAGCCTGGATCTAAACAGAACGCAATTACAG ATGTGTCTATAGAGGCAGTAGGTGTCGCTATTGCCGCACCGCCAACAGATGGGGAGGCCAATGCGGAGCTTGTGCGGTATCTCTCCAAGGTGCTGGAGTTGAAGAGAAGTGAAGTCGTTTTGGACAAG GGCTCCAGATCCAGAGAGaagattattaaagtgactgggtCACTAACCCCGGAGCAGGTGTTGGACAGGTTAAAGCAAGAGGCTTCTGGATGA